The Psychrobacter sp. LV10R520-6 genome includes a region encoding these proteins:
- the tuf gene encoding elongation factor Tu, whose product MAKAKFERNKPHVNVGTIGHVDHGKTTLTAAIATVAAKTSGGEAKDYASIDSAPEEKARGITINTSHVEYDTEARHYAHVDCPGHADYVKNMITGAAQMDGAILVVSATDGPMPQTREHILLSRQVGVPYIVVFMNKCDMVDDEELLELVEMEVRELLSDYDFPGDDTPIVKGSATEALKGSEGPYGAPAIVELLNILDTYIPEPERDVDKAFLMPIEDVFSISGRGTVVTGRVESGIVKIGDEIEIVGIKNTQKTTCTGVEMFRKLLDEGRAGENCGVLLRGTKREDVQRGQVLAKPGSITPHTKFDAEVYVLSKEEGGRHTPFLNGYRPQFYFRTTDVTGAIQLQDGTEMVMPGDNVEMGVELIHPIAMDKGLRFAIREGGRTVGAGVVATVKD is encoded by the coding sequence ATGGCAAAGGCCAAGTTTGAACGCAACAAGCCACACGTCAACGTCGGTACTATTGGACACGTTGACCATGGTAAAACCACCCTTACTGCTGCTATCGCAACAGTAGCCGCTAAAACCTCAGGTGGCGAAGCCAAAGACTACGCGTCTATTGACTCAGCCCCTGAAGAAAAAGCACGTGGCATCACCATCAACACCAGTCACGTAGAATATGACACCGAAGCCCGTCATTATGCTCACGTTGATTGCCCAGGTCACGCCGATTATGTTAAAAACATGATCACTGGTGCCGCCCAAATGGACGGCGCAATCCTAGTCGTATCAGCGACTGACGGCCCTATGCCACAAACCCGTGAGCACATTTTGCTTTCACGTCAGGTTGGCGTACCGTACATCGTCGTATTCATGAACAAATGCGACATGGTTGATGACGAAGAATTGCTTGAGCTAGTAGAAATGGAAGTTCGCGAACTTCTTAGTGACTACGACTTCCCAGGTGATGACACCCCAATCGTTAAAGGGTCTGCTACCGAAGCCCTAAAAGGCAGCGAAGGTCCATACGGCGCACCTGCTATTGTTGAACTACTAAACATTTTAGACACCTACATCCCAGAGCCTGAGCGTGACGTCGACAAAGCATTCTTAATGCCAATCGAAGACGTCTTCTCAATCTCAGGTCGTGGTACCGTTGTTACTGGCCGTGTTGAATCAGGCATTGTTAAAATCGGTGACGAGATTGAAATCGTCGGTATCAAAAACACCCAAAAGACGACTTGTACTGGTGTAGAGATGTTCCGTAAACTGCTTGACGAAGGTCGTGCAGGCGAAAACTGTGGCGTATTGCTACGTGGTACTAAACGTGAAGACGTACAGCGCGGACAAGTATTGGCCAAACCAGGTTCAATCACCCCGCATACCAAGTTTGATGCTGAAGTATACGTACTAAGCAAAGAAGAAGGTGGTCGTCATACCCCATTCCTAAACGGCTATCGTCCCCAGTTCTACTTCCGTACCACTGACGTAACTGGCGCAATCCAATTACAAGACGGTACTGAAATGGTCATGCCTGGTGATAACGTTGAGATGGGCGTAGAGCTTATCCACCCAATCGCTATGGACAAAGGTCTTCGCTTCGCTATTCGTGAAGGCGGCCGTACGGTAGGCGCTGGTGTTGTTGCTACTGTTAAGGACTAA
- the rimI gene encoding ribosomal protein S18-alanine N-acetyltransferase, which translates to MLSIKKLSDDAAERQKNIQAVADIEAVVQMQDAWTYQALTDLLAQNSMKLMTATHPINEDILGYCLYQVVFEQAEILRIGTHPKHQRQGIASQLFAVLNKEMEANRVESLLLEVRADNAPAIALYEQQGFTVIHRRKNYYQQPHQLSIDALIMQLSYVE; encoded by the coding sequence ATGCTAAGTATAAAAAAGCTATCAGACGATGCCGCTGAACGTCAGAAAAATATTCAAGCAGTAGCGGATATCGAAGCAGTTGTTCAGATGCAAGATGCATGGACTTATCAGGCGCTTACTGACTTACTTGCACAAAATAGTATGAAGTTGATGACCGCTACTCATCCCATTAATGAAGATATATTAGGGTACTGTCTATATCAAGTGGTCTTTGAGCAAGCAGAAATATTGCGTATCGGCACCCATCCTAAGCATCAAAGGCAAGGTATTGCCTCGCAGCTGTTTGCTGTCCTAAATAAAGAAATGGAAGCTAACAGAGTTGAGAGTCTTCTATTAGAAGTACGAGCAGATAATGCACCAGCGATAGCTTTATATGAGCAGCAGGGGTTTACAGTTATTCATCGACGTAAAAACTACTATCAACAGCCGCATCAGTTATCGATAGATGCGTTGATTATGCAGCTTAGTTATGTTGAGTGA
- a CDS encoding MerR family transcriptional regulator, whose protein sequence is MALDTSFLLIGTLATQANTTKDTVRHYDQLGLLKSRKRQAGSRLYTEFHPECVERIELIKSAQVIGFTLTEIKDSLNDYYDGYLDLDDQLVVTKQKLEQVKKQQANINLMVELLAERIAVLERMKADSTYKHNIEDCKMQTSPTS, encoded by the coding sequence ATGGCACTTGATACCTCATTTTTGCTCATTGGAACACTAGCCACACAGGCCAATACCACCAAAGATACCGTTCGCCATTATGATCAATTAGGGCTACTAAAATCTCGCAAACGCCAAGCAGGATCACGTTTATATACTGAGTTTCATCCAGAATGTGTTGAGCGTATTGAACTGATTAAAAGCGCACAGGTCATTGGCTTTACTTTGACTGAAATCAAAGACAGCCTTAATGATTACTATGATGGATACCTTGATCTCGATGATCAGTTAGTTGTTACCAAGCAAAAACTTGAACAAGTTAAAAAACAACAGGCCAATATTAATCTTATGGTTGAGCTACTCGCCGAGCGCATTGCTGTCCTCGAACGTATGAAAGCAGACAGTACCTATAAGCACAATATTGAAGACTGTAAAATGCAAACGTCACCAACTTCTTAA
- the aat gene encoding leucyl/phenylalanyl-tRNA--protein transferase — protein sequence MTRPFEAAYITPETLKSLGCYNFPNPANVDPDGVGVVVVGGDLAPETLISAYAQGLFPWFNEDEPIAWWCPEPRCVMVPTDYQPSKSLRRQAKRERWQLTLNQAFDEVIHACSLPRSDGLAEGEHTWIHDEMIDAYTELHAHGFAHSIEVWDDQQQLIGGLYGLKIGGIYFGESMFHRASNASKLAFWGLMRLCTQSNVALVDCQLPNEHLMSLGAKTLPRAEFLTQLDTLVGSRSVTWQPNSHQALAVAMLESPTPWQIQKNES from the coding sequence ATTACGCGTCCTTTTGAAGCCGCGTATATAACGCCTGAGACCTTAAAAAGTCTTGGGTGTTATAATTTCCCAAACCCTGCTAACGTCGACCCTGATGGTGTCGGCGTGGTGGTAGTAGGCGGTGACCTAGCTCCTGAAACCTTAATTTCTGCCTACGCTCAAGGGCTATTCCCCTGGTTCAATGAAGATGAACCTATCGCTTGGTGGTGCCCTGAGCCGCGCTGCGTGATGGTACCGACTGACTATCAGCCGAGCAAGTCTCTACGTCGCCAAGCCAAACGTGAGCGTTGGCAATTAACGCTTAATCAAGCTTTTGATGAGGTCATACACGCCTGTAGTTTACCGCGCAGTGATGGGTTGGCTGAAGGCGAGCACACTTGGATTCACGACGAGATGATCGACGCTTATACCGAGCTGCATGCTCACGGCTTTGCTCATAGCATTGAGGTTTGGGATGACCAACAACAGCTGATTGGTGGTCTATACGGGCTAAAAATAGGTGGCATCTATTTTGGCGAATCCATGTTTCACCGTGCATCAAACGCCTCAAAACTGGCATTTTGGGGACTGATGCGCTTATGTACACAGAGTAATGTGGCACTGGTAGACTGTCAGCTGCCCAATGAGCATTTGATGAGCTTAGGTGCGAAAACCTTACCACGCGCTGAGTTCCTCACCCAATTAGATACCTTAGTTGGCAGTCGCTCAGTAACATGGCAACCTAACTCTCATCAAGCATTGGCAGTTGCTATGCTAGAGTCCCCAACGCCGTGGCAAATACAAAAAAACGAGTCTTAA
- the trxB gene encoding thioredoxin-disulfide reductase translates to MTTATPTPRHEKLIILGSGPAGYSAAVYAARANLKPVMVTGLEVGGQLTTTTEVDNWPGDAHDLTGPALMDRMKAHAERFGTELVYDHVNTVDLSERPFKLEGNNGSYTCDALIISTGASAQYLGLESETKFKGLGVSACATCDGFFYKDQKVAVIGGGNTAVEEALYLSNIAAEVTLVHRRDSLRSEKILQDKLFEKAKKGNVKIEWNHSVEEVVGDDMGVNGVVIKSTVDGSTKKLDVFGMFVAIGHKPNTDLFDGQLDMKDGYIIVNSGLNGNATQTSIEGVFAAGDVADHVYRQAITSAGTGCMAALDAEKYLDAIGETHAQDHTYASTLTADTEA, encoded by the coding sequence ATGACAACTGCTACCCCTACTCCTCGTCACGAAAAACTTATTATTTTAGGCTCAGGCCCTGCTGGCTATTCGGCAGCAGTCTATGCTGCTCGTGCTAACTTAAAGCCTGTTATGGTCACCGGTTTGGAAGTGGGCGGACAGCTCACCACCACTACCGAAGTCGATAACTGGCCGGGCGATGCTCATGACTTAACCGGTCCTGCGCTGATGGATCGTATGAAAGCCCATGCCGAGCGCTTTGGTACTGAATTGGTCTATGACCACGTCAACACCGTTGATCTGAGCGAACGTCCTTTTAAATTAGAGGGCAACAACGGCAGCTACACTTGCGATGCCCTAATTATCTCAACGGGCGCCTCTGCCCAGTATCTAGGGTTAGAGTCAGAAACAAAATTTAAAGGCTTGGGCGTTTCAGCTTGTGCTACTTGTGACGGTTTCTTTTACAAAGATCAAAAAGTCGCGGTCATCGGCGGTGGTAATACGGCAGTCGAAGAAGCTTTGTATCTGTCTAACATTGCTGCCGAAGTGACTTTAGTACATCGCCGCGATAGCTTACGCTCTGAGAAAATTCTACAAGATAAACTGTTCGAAAAAGCCAAAAAAGGTAACGTTAAAATCGAATGGAATCACAGTGTTGAAGAAGTGGTTGGCGATGATATGGGCGTCAATGGCGTGGTGATTAAGTCTACTGTCGATGGCAGCACCAAGAAGTTAGATGTCTTTGGTATGTTCGTTGCGATTGGTCACAAGCCCAATACTGACCTATTTGACGGTCAATTAGATATGAAAGATGGCTATATTATTGTTAATAGCGGACTTAATGGTAATGCAACCCAGACCAGTATTGAAGGCGTATTTGCTGCTGGTGACGTGGCAGACCATGTCTATCGTCAAGCCATTACCTCAGCGGGAACCGGCTGCATGGCTGCACTTGACGCCGAAAAGTATCTAGATGCCATAGGTGAAACCCATGCGCAAGACCATACTTACGCTTCTACCTTGACTGCTGACACAGAGGCTTAA
- a CDS encoding DNA translocase FtsK 4TM domain-containing protein gives MISAPLIEYLKKGIFTLLGSILAVYLFIILLTYTGNDPSWSHISSDMTTINNMGGAMGAWLSDLLYSFFGFGAWWLLAFLVYESVLIWWDNKPTFWLLRLVTYVFLILSVSALFAQLVALIQQVSDPVATGLEGVAGGIIGLELQARLAQLLSQWGSVAFLVVFVIITATFAFNIHWLALYHKLTNLAWFGSSVKAEDSVQNAGQENDATQQSNTIQQNTKSLLTDEDAKNKNAQREKPDNGQLPLELQPAHNSLNGNQASDNSGRFSDVLTDFLAKSGLGASVKASMAAAAANNAMNDGLQTAASTPNSHSTNFANDSHSAAATSNPTTATVRKVEPSFAWNDAGTVDDLLANGSMTEQNTFAPSSYSNATAPSNVELSNASVSQVGSTAAVETPTADFTPNHEQGSVQQASDEVVTNTPTAAESSTAEPHTLTSNTDSLNTDSSNVDSLADAWLAEHAPAPVAAPSEFTESENDHSSTAQPALKTPLDSANDLSADLTDDSKLSNASEPLISPKVPSASQVASIVSPAPAPAPAPASTSHSHQQEPSAVADMTPTNTPPANPKATPTVATTNSGATANQSTRVETVIDPKSTFSFAVADGDSSNHITDMMPEDDKSSEDDLHTPVMPEIHDDAAFSQRSRSMQTAKYRDSLSAIPAISILDKPDPNRQPSYTLAELEQLSELLEIKLQDFNVKAEVVNAIPGPVVTRFEVELAAGVKASKVTGISRDLARSLSMASLRVVEVIPGKPYIGIEVPNKKREMVRLIELLDTEKFNDPKAQISMAMGKDIGGKAIITDLARAPHMLVAGTTGSGKSVLVNAMLLSMLLKYTPSELRLILIDPKQLELANYNDIPHLLTPVVTDMTEAASSLSWCVAEMERRYQLMSLLKVRKLDEFNKKVRAAEKAGNPMIDPLWRPNDNVSISQAPKLKTLPMIVIVADEFADMIMQVGKQAEELITRLAQKSRAAGIHLILATQRPSVDVITGLIKANIPVRAALRVNSKVDSRTILDSGGAEDMLGNGDMLFLGPGQIEPDRVHGAYVSDEEVNSICDAWRERGAPDYIDNMAGNFELSSPGGGSTTSASGEDDDLYNDAVGFIMETRKVSASSIQRKFSIGYNRAARIVDSMEEAGLVSSMGKSGKRELLM, from the coding sequence GTGATATCAGCACCGCTCATTGAGTATTTAAAAAAAGGTATATTTACCCTTCTTGGGTCAATATTGGCAGTTTATCTGTTCATTATTCTATTGACCTATACCGGCAACGATCCCAGTTGGTCGCATATCAGTAGCGATATGACCACCATTAATAACATGGGCGGCGCGATGGGGGCTTGGTTGTCTGACCTACTCTATAGCTTTTTTGGCTTTGGAGCATGGTGGCTGCTGGCGTTTTTGGTCTATGAGTCTGTTTTAATTTGGTGGGACAATAAGCCGACGTTTTGGCTATTGCGGCTAGTCACTTACGTGTTTTTGATATTAAGTGTGAGTGCCTTGTTTGCACAATTGGTAGCCTTGATTCAGCAGGTGTCAGATCCAGTAGCAACAGGGCTTGAGGGCGTTGCTGGTGGTATTATTGGACTTGAGTTACAAGCGCGTTTGGCCCAGCTATTATCGCAGTGGGGTAGTGTGGCATTTTTGGTAGTATTCGTTATTATTACTGCCACCTTTGCATTCAATATCCATTGGCTGGCTCTTTATCATAAGCTTACCAACTTAGCCTGGTTTGGTTCTAGCGTTAAGGCTGAGGATAGTGTGCAGAATGCCGGGCAAGAAAATGACGCCACACAACAAAGTAACACCATACAACAAAATACCAAAAGCTTGCTCACTGATGAAGATGCAAAAAACAAGAATGCTCAGCGAGAGAAACCAGACAATGGGCAATTGCCACTTGAGCTGCAACCTGCTCACAATTCTCTTAACGGCAATCAAGCATCAGATAACAGCGGTCGCTTCAGTGATGTGTTGACAGATTTTTTAGCTAAATCAGGGCTTGGCGCCAGCGTCAAAGCATCTATGGCAGCTGCGGCGGCGAATAATGCTATGAATGATGGCTTACAAACAGCTGCATCTACCCCTAACAGTCATTCTACTAATTTTGCCAATGACTCCCATTCCGCTGCAGCTACCTCTAATCCTACCACCGCAACCGTACGCAAAGTGGAACCTAGTTTTGCATGGAACGACGCAGGTACTGTTGATGATTTATTAGCAAATGGGTCAATGACTGAGCAAAATACGTTTGCTCCTAGTTCTTATAGTAATGCTACAGCTCCTTCAAACGTTGAGTTATCAAATGCTTCAGTATCACAGGTAGGGTCAACTGCGGCTGTAGAAACACCCACGGCTGATTTTACTCCCAACCATGAACAAGGTTCTGTTCAGCAAGCATCTGATGAGGTGGTCACTAATACGCCAACTGCTGCTGAGTCTAGTACTGCTGAACCACATACTTTAACGTCAAATACTGATAGCTTAAATACTGATAGCTCAAATGTTGATAGCTTGGCAGACGCTTGGTTAGCAGAGCATGCTCCAGCTCCAGTAGCTGCACCATCAGAATTTACAGAATCAGAAAACGATCATAGCTCGACTGCTCAACCAGCGCTAAAGACGCCATTAGATTCTGCTAACGATTTATCTGCTGATCTAACTGATGATTCTAAATTATCAAATGCTTCTGAGCCGTTAATTTCACCTAAAGTACCAAGTGCTTCTCAAGTAGCAAGTATCGTTTCACCAGCACCAGCACCAGCACCAGCACCAGCGAGCACCAGTCATTCACATCAGCAAGAACCGAGTGCGGTAGCTGATATGACTCCGACCAATACACCACCTGCTAATCCAAAAGCTACTCCAACGGTAGCGACCACTAATTCAGGTGCGACTGCCAATCAAAGCACAAGAGTTGAGACTGTAATAGATCCTAAATCAACCTTTAGCTTTGCAGTAGCAGATGGTGATTCGAGCAATCATATTACCGACATGATGCCAGAAGACGATAAATCGTCTGAAGATGATTTGCATACACCAGTTATGCCTGAAATTCATGATGATGCCGCCTTTTCTCAGCGTTCAAGGTCGATGCAAACGGCTAAATATCGTGACAGTCTTTCGGCTATTCCAGCGATATCTATTCTTGATAAGCCAGACCCTAATCGCCAGCCTAGCTATACCTTGGCTGAGCTTGAGCAATTGTCAGAACTGTTAGAAATTAAACTGCAAGATTTTAATGTAAAAGCGGAGGTAGTGAATGCCATTCCTGGGCCGGTAGTTACGCGCTTTGAAGTGGAACTGGCTGCTGGTGTAAAAGCCAGTAAAGTGACGGGTATTTCACGCGATTTGGCGCGCTCGCTATCAATGGCGTCTCTGCGTGTAGTCGAGGTCATTCCGGGCAAGCCTTATATCGGTATCGAAGTACCTAATAAAAAGCGTGAAATGGTGCGCTTAATTGAGCTGCTCGATACCGAAAAATTTAACGACCCCAAAGCGCAAATCAGCATGGCAATGGGTAAAGATATTGGCGGTAAAGCGATTATTACTGACCTTGCGCGTGCGCCACACATGTTGGTCGCTGGTACGACAGGTTCGGGTAAATCAGTACTGGTCAACGCCATGCTGCTATCGATGCTACTCAAATATACGCCTAGTGAGCTGCGGCTTATCTTGATTGACCCTAAGCAGCTTGAGCTTGCCAACTATAATGACATTCCGCATCTGCTGACTCCCGTAGTTACCGATATGACAGAAGCGGCCAGTAGCTTGTCATGGTGTGTGGCAGAAATGGAGCGCCGTTATCAGCTCATGAGCTTGCTTAAAGTCCGTAAATTAGACGAGTTTAACAAGAAAGTCCGCGCTGCTGAAAAAGCAGGCAATCCGATGATAGATCCTCTATGGCGCCCCAACGATAATGTGAGTATCAGCCAAGCACCTAAGCTTAAGACTCTACCAATGATTGTCATTGTTGCCGATGAGTTTGCCGACATGATCATGCAGGTGGGCAAGCAGGCTGAAGAGCTAATCACCCGTCTCGCACAAAAATCGCGGGCGGCAGGGATTCATTTAATACTTGCGACCCAGCGTCCATCAGTAGATGTCATTACCGGCTTAATTAAAGCCAATATTCCAGTACGGGCGGCTCTGCGGGTTAACTCTAAAGTAGATTCGCGGACGATTTTGGATAGTGGCGGTGCTGAAGATATGCTTGGTAATGGTGATATGCTGTTCTTAGGCCCAGGACAAATTGAGCCAGATCGCGTTCATGGGGCTTATGTTAGTGATGAAGAGGTCAATAGCATTTGTGATGCGTGGCGTGAACGCGGCGCGCCCGATTATATTGATAATATGGCAGGTAATTTTGAATTGTCTAGTCCCGGTGGCGGCAGTACGACCAGCGCCTCTGGTGAAGATGATGATCTTTATAATGATGCAGTCGGTTTTATTATGGAGACCCGTAAGGTTTCAGCCTCTAGTATTCAGCGCAAGTTCAGTATCGGCTATAACCGCGCAGCAAGGATTGTTGACTCGATGGAAGAGGCCGGACTGGTCAGCTCTATGGGTAAAAGTGGCAAGCGTGAGCTGCTAATGTAG